The following coding sequences lie in one Frigoribacterium sp. SL97 genomic window:
- a CDS encoding YeiH family protein encodes MSPAAVDAPPRANPVRGLLLAGVAYGAAWGLHLVLPAVPVLTWCVLLGIAAAQVRPLRPVIDGSAKPGLTFASKRLLRIGVVLLGLQLSLVDVAGLGWTTVVVVIAILGLTFAVTYLLGRWARLPGDQPLLLAAGFSICGASAIGAMSAVTRDRGKDAATPVALVTLFGTLAIAVLPLIRGWVGLTDREFGAWVGASVHDVGQVVATAQTAGAAALAIAVVVKLTRVLMLAPIVAITSTVVRRRGADAGARPPIVPLFVVGFAVAVVVRTVIPVPEALLAIAGTVQSVLLGLALVGLGSGIRLERLVRTGGRAFLVGLASWIVIASVSLGAVLVLPLG; translated from the coding sequence GTGAGCCCCGCCGCCGTCGACGCGCCGCCGCGCGCGAATCCGGTGCGGGGGCTCCTGTTGGCCGGGGTCGCCTACGGGGCGGCGTGGGGCCTGCACCTCGTGTTGCCGGCGGTCCCCGTCCTGACCTGGTGCGTCCTGCTCGGCATCGCGGCCGCCCAGGTCCGGCCCCTCCGCCCGGTGATCGACGGCAGCGCCAAGCCCGGACTGACCTTCGCCTCGAAGCGACTGTTGCGCATCGGCGTCGTCTTGCTCGGGCTCCAGCTCAGCCTCGTCGACGTCGCCGGGCTCGGGTGGACGACGGTGGTCGTCGTGATCGCGATCCTCGGGCTCACGTTCGCGGTCACCTACCTGCTCGGCCGATGGGCCCGGCTCCCCGGTGACCAACCCCTCCTGCTCGCGGCCGGCTTCTCGATCTGCGGGGCGTCGGCGATCGGCGCGATGAGTGCCGTGACCCGCGATCGTGGCAAGGACGCCGCGACTCCCGTCGCTCTGGTCACGTTGTTCGGCACGCTCGCGATCGCCGTCCTGCCCCTGATCCGCGGGTGGGTCGGCCTGACCGACCGCGAGTTCGGCGCCTGGGTGGGGGCGAGCGTGCACGACGTCGGTCAGGTGGTCGCCACGGCGCAGACCGCCGGAGCGGCCGCTCTCGCGATCGCGGTCGTCGTCAAGCTCACGCGGGTCCTGATGCTCGCGCCAATCGTGGCGATCACGTCGACCGTGGTCCGTCGGCGGGGTGCCGACGCCGGCGCCCGGCCGCCGATCGTGCCGTTGTTCGTCGTCGGCTTCGCCGTCGCGGTCGTCGTCCGGACGGTGATCCCGGTTCCGGAGGCGCTGCTCGCGATCGCGGGGACGGTCCAGTCGGTCCTGCTCGGGCTCGCACTCGTCGGCCTCGGGTCGGGCATCCGCCTCGAGCGCCTCGTCCGCACCGGCGGCCGCGCCTTCCTCGTGGGCCTGGCCTCGTGGATCGTCATCGCCTCGGTGTCCCTGGGCGCCGTGCTCGTGCTGCCCCTGGGGTAG
- a CDS encoding fumarylacetoacetate hydrolase family protein — MARFATPGEDPRYGIVDERELIVLAGDPMYSGYETTGERVSLRQAKLLAPVIPRSKVVGVGLNYQDHADELGQSAPEAPILFLKPNTTVIGFGDSIQLPPDVGRVDFEGELAIVIGSIAKRVKAEDYQDVVFGYTVANDVTARDVQNADGQWTRAKGYDTFLPLGPYIENEFDWADATIETRVDGEVMQRESTMQMIHKIPELIEYVTDVFTLLPGDVILTGTPAGIGPFTAGQTVEVAISGLGSLINPAKNRV, encoded by the coding sequence ATCGCCCGTTTCGCCACGCCCGGAGAAGACCCCCGCTACGGCATCGTCGACGAGCGCGAGCTCATCGTCCTCGCCGGTGATCCCATGTACAGCGGGTACGAGACGACGGGCGAGCGGGTCTCCCTGCGTCAGGCCAAGTTGCTCGCGCCGGTGATCCCGCGGTCCAAGGTCGTCGGAGTCGGCCTGAACTACCAGGACCACGCCGACGAGCTCGGCCAGTCCGCGCCCGAGGCGCCCATCCTGTTCCTCAAGCCCAACACGACGGTCATCGGTTTCGGCGACTCGATCCAGCTCCCGCCCGACGTCGGCCGGGTCGACTTCGAAGGCGAACTCGCCATCGTCATCGGGTCGATCGCCAAGCGAGTGAAGGCCGAGGACTACCAGGACGTGGTGTTCGGCTACACCGTCGCCAACGACGTCACGGCCCGCGACGTGCAGAACGCCGACGGCCAGTGGACCCGAGCGAAGGGCTACGACACCTTCCTGCCCCTCGGCCCCTACATCGAGAACGAATTCGACTGGGCGGATGCCACCATCGAGACCCGGGTGGACGGCGAGGTCATGCAGCGCGAGTCGACGATGCAGATGATCCACAAGATCCCCGAGCTGATCGAGTACGTCACGGACGTCTTCACCCTGCTGCCGGGTGACGTCATCCTGACCGGCACGCCCGCCGGCATCGGTCCGTTCACGGCGGGCCAGACCGTCGAGGTCGCGATCTCGGGCCTCGGCTCGTTGATCAACCCCGCCAAGAACCGGGTCTAG
- a CDS encoding branched-chain amino acid aminotransferase, whose product MTTTDNVSAPTDDSADFPLQFELTPSETARDDAERETILSDPGFGKHFTDHMVTIEWTLADGWHAASVHPYGPLQLDPSASVLHYAQEIFEGMKAYRHADGSVWSFRPDANGRRLQRSARRLALPELSTDDFVESVRQLVRADLDWVPSAPETSLYLRPFMIATEAFLGVRAAHEVSYHVIASPAGAYFSGGVSPVSIWLTTNYARAGKGGTGAAKTGGNYASSLLPQQEAYENGCQQVLFLDSSESNYIEELGGMNVVLVKKDGTLVTPDSDSILEGITRDSILELAEARGHRVERRRVTIDEWRDGVESGDIVEVFACGTAAVVVPIAELKGEGIHIGSPAATGGELTMSLREELTDIQYGRRPDVHGWMTRLDA is encoded by the coding sequence ATGACCACCACCGACAACGTCTCCGCCCCGACCGACGACTCGGCCGACTTCCCGCTGCAGTTCGAGCTGACGCCGTCCGAGACGGCACGCGACGACGCCGAACGCGAGACGATCCTCAGCGACCCCGGCTTCGGCAAGCACTTCACCGACCACATGGTGACCATCGAGTGGACCCTCGCCGACGGGTGGCACGCGGCGTCCGTCCACCCGTACGGCCCGCTGCAGCTCGACCCGTCGGCGTCGGTGCTGCACTACGCGCAAGAGATCTTCGAGGGCATGAAGGCCTACCGGCACGCCGACGGTTCGGTCTGGTCGTTCCGGCCGGACGCCAACGGTCGCCGCCTGCAGCGCTCGGCCCGCCGACTCGCGCTGCCCGAGCTCAGCACCGACGACTTCGTCGAGTCGGTCCGCCAACTCGTGCGGGCCGATCTCGACTGGGTGCCGTCGGCCCCCGAGACGAGCCTGTACCTCCGGCCGTTCATGATCGCCACCGAGGCGTTCCTGGGGGTCCGGGCCGCCCACGAGGTGTCGTACCACGTGATCGCGAGTCCGGCCGGGGCCTACTTCAGCGGCGGCGTCTCTCCGGTCTCGATCTGGCTGACCACGAACTACGCCCGAGCAGGCAAGGGCGGCACGGGTGCGGCAAAGACCGGCGGCAACTACGCGTCGTCCCTGCTGCCGCAGCAGGAGGCCTACGAGAACGGCTGCCAGCAGGTGCTGTTCCTCGACTCGTCCGAGAGCAACTACATCGAAGAGCTCGGCGGGATGAACGTGGTGCTCGTCAAGAAGGACGGCACCCTCGTCACCCCCGACAGCGACTCGATCCTCGAGGGCATCACCCGTGACTCGATCCTCGAGTTGGCCGAGGCCCGGGGCCACCGCGTCGAGCGTCGTCGCGTGACGATCGACGAGTGGCGTGACGGCGTCGAGTCCGGCGACATCGTCGAGGTCTTCGCGTGCGGCACGGCCGCCGTCGTCGTCCCGATCGCCGAACTCAAGGGCGAGGGCATCCACATCGGGTCGCCCGCCGCGACCGGTGGAGAACTGACCATGTCCCTGCGCGAAGAGCTGACCGACATCCAGTACGGCCGCCGTCCCGATGTCCACGGCTGGATGACTAGGCTCGACGCGTGA
- a CDS encoding 3-isopropylmalate dehydrogenase, whose translation MPRTVRLAAIPGDGIGPEVVAEALKVLEVAAGDDATFEVTTFSLGAARYLETGDILTDDDLTAVASHDAILLGAVGGDPRDPRLAGGIIERGLLLKLRFALDHYVNLRPTKVHPGVPSPLSAPGEVDFVVVREGTEGPYVGNGGALRQGTPHEIANEVSVNTAHGVERVVRFAFEKARGRRGHLTLVHKTNVLVFSGSLWQRTVDAVAAEYPDVAVDYQHVDAATIHLVVDPSRFDVIVTDNLFGDILTDLAGAISGGIGLAASGNLNPDGAFPSMFEPVHGSAPDIAGQQKADPTAAILSVALLLDHLGLPDAAARVTRAVDADIADRASRDASVPARRTDEIGTAIADRVRTLSPSASA comes from the coding sequence ATGCCCCGCACCGTCAGACTCGCCGCCATCCCCGGAGACGGCATCGGCCCCGAGGTGGTCGCGGAGGCCCTCAAGGTGCTCGAGGTCGCGGCCGGCGACGACGCGACGTTCGAGGTCACGACCTTCTCGCTGGGTGCGGCGCGCTACCTCGAGACGGGCGACATCCTGACCGACGACGACCTGACGGCCGTCGCGTCGCATGACGCGATCCTGCTCGGAGCGGTGGGCGGCGACCCCCGCGACCCGCGGCTGGCGGGCGGCATCATCGAGCGTGGCCTGTTGCTGAAGCTGCGCTTCGCCCTCGACCACTACGTCAACCTGCGGCCCACCAAGGTCCATCCCGGCGTCCCGTCGCCGCTCTCGGCGCCCGGCGAGGTCGACTTCGTCGTCGTCCGCGAGGGCACCGAGGGTCCCTACGTCGGCAACGGAGGCGCGCTGCGGCAGGGCACGCCGCACGAGATCGCGAACGAGGTCAGCGTCAACACGGCGCACGGCGTCGAGCGCGTCGTGCGTTTCGCCTTCGAGAAGGCCCGCGGTCGCCGTGGGCACCTGACCCTCGTGCACAAGACCAACGTGCTCGTGTTCTCGGGCAGCCTCTGGCAGCGCACCGTCGACGCCGTGGCCGCCGAGTACCCCGACGTCGCCGTCGACTACCAGCACGTCGACGCGGCCACCATCCACCTCGTGGTCGACCCCTCCCGGTTCGACGTCATCGTCACCGACAACCTCTTCGGCGACATCCTCACCGACCTCGCCGGCGCCATCAGCGGCGGCATCGGGCTCGCGGCATCGGGCAACCTCAACCCCGACGGCGCTTTCCCGAGCATGTTCGAGCCCGTGCACGGCTCGGCCCCCGACATCGCCGGTCAGCAGAAGGCCGACCCGACGGCGGCGATCCTCTCCGTCGCCCTCCTGCTCGACCACCTCGGCCTGCCCGACGCGGCCGCCCGCGTCACCCGGGCCGTCGACGCCGACATCGCCGACCGCGCCTCGCGTGACGCGTCCGTCCCCGCCCGCCGCACGGACGAGATCGGCACGGCGATCGCCGACCGCGTGCGCACCCTGTCCCCGTCTGCCTCCGCCTGA
- a CDS encoding MFS transporter yields MTRPATVTATTPTGVPPRAGRRQWAALVVLMLPVLLVSVDNTVLSFALPEISTALQPSAAGQLWIVDVYSLVLAGLLVAMGSMGDRFGRRKLLLTGASGFAVVSVLAAFSTSAEQLITARAVLGFFGAMIMPATLSLLRSTFLDREQRRLAIAVWASGFAAGSALGPIVGGVLLEHFAWGSVFLVAVPVLVPLLIAGPLLLTESRDPAPGPADPFSVLLSLAAMAPVVAAIKLLATDGFVWPVAALAVVGVGSGWLFVRRQLARPRPLLDVRLFTNPVFAGSVLVNLLAVVALVAFLFFTTQHLQLVVGLRPLQAALTLVPGLAVMILAGLGVVRVVRWLRPRTIVAIGLASAALAYAAVFATGAGAPVVVFVVAFAFVGLGVGAAETISNDLIIAAVPANRAGAASAVSETAYEVGAVLGTAVLGSMLTAIYRGALVVPAGVPTEAGEAARETLGGAVAVSDGLPESLAGPLLRAATDAFDHGLVATAGVGALVMVAAVVVALTTLRRASSAD; encoded by the coding sequence ATGACCCGCCCCGCCACCGTCACCGCCACGACCCCGACCGGCGTCCCGCCGCGTGCCGGCCGACGACAGTGGGCCGCGTTGGTCGTGCTCATGCTGCCGGTGCTGCTCGTCTCGGTCGACAACACGGTGCTGAGCTTCGCCCTGCCCGAGATCTCGACCGCACTGCAGCCGAGCGCCGCGGGCCAACTCTGGATCGTCGACGTCTACTCGCTCGTCCTCGCCGGCCTGCTCGTGGCCATGGGGTCGATGGGCGACCGGTTCGGCCGCCGCAAGCTGCTGCTCACCGGTGCGAGCGGATTCGCCGTCGTCTCGGTGCTCGCCGCGTTCTCCACGAGCGCCGAGCAGCTCATCACGGCACGAGCCGTGCTGGGCTTCTTCGGCGCGATGATCATGCCGGCGACCCTCTCGCTGCTGCGCAGCACCTTCCTCGACCGTGAGCAGCGCCGGCTCGCGATCGCCGTCTGGGCCTCGGGCTTCGCCGCCGGATCGGCCCTGGGCCCCATCGTCGGCGGCGTGCTCCTCGAGCACTTCGCCTGGGGCTCGGTGTTCCTCGTCGCGGTGCCCGTGCTCGTCCCCCTGCTGATCGCCGGCCCGCTGCTGCTCACCGAGAGCCGCGATCCCGCGCCGGGGCCGGCCGACCCGTTCTCGGTGCTGCTGTCGCTCGCGGCCATGGCGCCGGTCGTCGCGGCGATCAAGCTGCTCGCGACCGACGGCTTCGTCTGGCCCGTCGCCGCCCTGGCGGTGGTCGGCGTGGGCTCGGGCTGGCTGTTCGTCCGGCGTCAGCTCGCCCGCCCGCGTCCGCTGCTCGACGTGCGGCTCTTCACGAACCCGGTGTTCGCCGGATCGGTCCTGGTCAACCTGCTCGCCGTCGTGGCGCTCGTGGCCTTCCTGTTCTTCACGACCCAGCACCTGCAACTCGTCGTGGGGCTGCGGCCCTTGCAGGCCGCGCTGACGCTGGTGCCCGGTCTCGCGGTGATGATCCTGGCGGGCCTCGGCGTCGTGCGGGTCGTCCGGTGGCTCCGCCCGCGCACCATCGTCGCGATCGGCCTCGCCTCGGCCGCGCTCGCCTACGCGGCGGTCTTCGCCACCGGCGCCGGGGCCCCCGTGGTCGTGTTCGTCGTGGCCTTCGCCTTCGTCGGCCTGGGCGTCGGCGCGGCCGAGACGATCTCGAACGACCTGATCATCGCGGCCGTGCCCGCGAACCGGGCCGGGGCTGCCTCGGCGGTGTCCGAGACCGCCTACGAGGTCGGTGCCGTCCTCGGAACCGCCGTGCTCGGCAGCATGTTGACCGCCATCTACCGGGGTGCCCTGGTCGTGCCCGCCGGCGTGCCCACCGAGGCGGGCGAGGCGGCCCGCGAGACCCTGGGAGGCGCGGTGGCGGTCTCCGACGGGCTGCCCGAGTCGCTCGCGGGCCCCCTGCTGCGCGCCGCCACCGACGCCTTCGACCACGGTCTCGTCGCCACGGCCGGGGTCGGGGCACTGGTGATGGTCGCCGCGGTGGTGGTCGCCCTCACGACCCTCCGCCGCGCCTCCTCGGCCGACTGA
- a CDS encoding TetR/AcrR family transcriptional regulator, protein MSPRPSARESMLDTFETLVVDDGERAATFDAVAAAAGVSKGGLLYHFPTREALVDALVDRLTALLDDDVAAMTSAPEGVVDYFVRTSSPAAIPADDPLDRCITAVSNLASSGRHPRALEALTAMQSRWHQVVLDAVGDPAVARVVSLVSDGLYFTPRPFSPVDSGGDPRHDTSIDDVIAVLQRLVPRR, encoded by the coding sequence ATGAGCCCTCGACCGTCAGCCCGGGAATCGATGCTCGACACGTTCGAGACGCTCGTCGTCGACGACGGCGAACGCGCCGCGACCTTCGATGCCGTGGCCGCCGCGGCCGGGGTCTCGAAAGGCGGCCTGCTCTACCACTTCCCCACGCGCGAGGCGCTGGTCGACGCCCTCGTCGACCGCCTCACCGCGCTGCTCGACGACGACGTCGCGGCGATGACCAGCGCGCCGGAGGGCGTCGTGGACTACTTCGTCCGCACCTCGTCACCCGCGGCCATCCCGGCCGACGACCCGCTCGACCGCTGCATCACCGCCGTCTCGAACCTCGCGTCGAGCGGACGCCACCCCCGGGCACTCGAGGCCCTCACCGCCATGCAGTCCCGCTGGCACCAGGTCGTCCTCGACGCCGTCGGCGACCCCGCGGTCGCCCGGGTGGTGTCGCTCGTCTCCGACGGGCTCTACTTCACGCCGCGGCCCTTCTCACCGGTGGACTCGGGCGGTGACCCGCGCCATGACACGTCGATCGACGACGTCATCGCCGTGCTGCAGCGTCTCGTGCCGCGACGCTGA
- a CDS encoding lactonase family protein: MSDLGPSGPQRLYVGSYTAVSGGHGLGITVLERSRADGRWQAGQVVEADDPSFLVVTEGALHAVAETNEGRVLSYTIAAGRLVEAGVAASGGASPCHIAHDPASNALLVANYVGGTFGVLSSEATDPARVTATVALPSGSGPVADRQGGPHAHQIVATPWGTHLVSDLGTDRLIEVAVDVVTLEPSIVGVHPMPAGSGPRHLAFLGDDLLVVGELDARLYVVRRQGDELVIPYSVAVVEGEPDERGDLPSHLAVHDSRVYVATRGRDTISVLETSVDAEGGSDGGEPSRLRLVGQVPCGGEWPRHFTIADGLLYCANQGSDTVSVLPVDEATGLPGAPVDLFTLGSPACIVAV, encoded by the coding sequence ATGAGCGACCTCGGCCCGTCCGGCCCCCAGCGTCTCTACGTCGGTTCGTACACCGCGGTCAGCGGTGGCCACGGCCTCGGCATCACCGTCCTCGAGCGGTCGAGGGCCGACGGTCGCTGGCAGGCTGGGCAGGTCGTCGAGGCCGACGACCCGTCGTTCCTCGTCGTCACCGAGGGGGCCCTGCACGCGGTCGCCGAGACGAACGAGGGCCGCGTGCTGTCGTACACGATCGCCGCGGGCCGCCTGGTCGAGGCCGGCGTCGCGGCGTCCGGCGGTGCCTCGCCCTGTCACATCGCCCACGACCCGGCCTCGAACGCCCTGCTCGTCGCGAACTACGTCGGCGGCACCTTCGGCGTGCTCAGCTCCGAGGCCACCGACCCGGCACGCGTGACGGCGACCGTCGCGCTCCCGTCGGGTTCCGGCCCGGTCGCCGACCGCCAGGGCGGGCCGCACGCCCACCAGATCGTCGCGACCCCGTGGGGCACCCACCTGGTCAGCGACCTCGGCACCGACCGGCTGATCGAGGTCGCCGTCGACGTCGTCACGCTCGAACCGTCGATCGTCGGCGTGCACCCGATGCCCGCGGGCTCGGGCCCGCGGCACCTCGCCTTCCTCGGCGACGACCTGCTCGTCGTGGGCGAGCTCGACGCCCGTCTGTACGTCGTCCGGAGGCAGGGTGACGAGCTCGTCATCCCGTACTCGGTGGCGGTCGTCGAGGGCGAGCCGGACGAGCGGGGAGACCTCCCGTCGCACCTGGCCGTCCACGACTCGCGGGTCTACGTCGCCACGCGCGGCCGCGACACGATCAGCGTGCTCGAGACCTCGGTCGACGCCGAGGGCGGGTCCGACGGCGGTGAGCCCTCGAGGCTCCGCCTGGTCGGTCAGGTGCCGTGCGGCGGCGAGTGGCCGCGGCATTTCACCATCGCCGACGGCCTGCTCTACTGCGCCAACCAGGGTTCCGACACCGTCTCGGTGCTGCCCGTCGACGAGGCCACCGGTCTGCCCGGGGCCCCCGTCGACCTGTTCACCCTCGGCAGCCCCGCCTGCATCGTCGCCGTCTGA
- a CDS encoding chorismate mutase, with protein sequence MALDSPLGADSPLSSADQGAIDELAGIRQSIDNIDAALVHMLAERFKYTQSVGLLKAAAGMPASDPERERVQIQRLRRLAEEARLDPAFAESFLNFIVAEVIHHHERIAAGDDPTAGRA encoded by the coding sequence ATGGCACTCGACAGTCCTCTCGGGGCGGACAGCCCCCTCAGCTCGGCCGACCAGGGCGCGATCGACGAACTCGCGGGCATCCGCCAGAGCATCGACAACATCGACGCCGCCCTCGTCCACATGCTCGCCGAACGGTTCAAGTACACGCAGTCCGTCGGCCTGCTCAAGGCGGCGGCGGGCATGCCGGCGAGCGATCCCGAACGCGAGCGCGTGCAGATCCAGCGCCTGCGTCGCCTGGCGGAAGAGGCCCGGCTCGACCCGGCCTTCGCCGAGTCCTTCCTGAACTTCATCGTCGCCGAGGTGATCCACCACCACGAGCGCATCGCCGCCGGCGACGACCCCACCGCCGGCCGCGCATGA
- a CDS encoding organic hydroperoxide resistance protein, translating to MTLDIAYTAIAHATGGGRDGHVRSEDDRLDFDTRPPKELGGSGEGTNPEQLFAAGFAACFLSAMHGAGKKLGVDTKDAEVSASVGIGGNGEGGFGLAVELDIYTPNVEPERRQELADAAHHVCPYSNATRGNVEVTLTLVD from the coding sequence ATGACACTCGACATCGCCTACACCGCCATCGCCCACGCCACCGGTGGGGGTCGTGACGGCCACGTCCGCAGCGAAGACGACCGACTCGACTTCGACACGCGGCCCCCCAAAGAACTCGGTGGCTCCGGCGAGGGCACCAACCCCGAGCAGCTGTTCGCGGCGGGCTTCGCGGCCTGCTTCCTCAGCGCCATGCACGGCGCCGGCAAGAAGCTCGGCGTCGACACGAAGGACGCCGAGGTCTCGGCGAGCGTCGGCATCGGCGGCAACGGCGAGGGCGGATTCGGCCTCGCGGTCGAGCTCGACATCTACACGCCGAACGTCGAGCCCGAGCGTCGTCAAGAGCTGGCCGACGCGGCCCACCACGTGTGCCCGTACTCGAACGCCACGCGTGGCAACGTCGAGGTCACGCTCACGCTGGTCGACTGA
- a CDS encoding adenylosuccinate synthase, whose product MPAVVIIGAQWGDEGKGKATDLLSSRIDYVVKFNGGNNAGHTVVIGDQKYALHLLPSGILSPGVTPVIGNGVVVDIEVLFDELDALIARGIDVSRLRVSANAHVITHYHRTLDKVTERFLGKRQIGTTGRGIGPTYADKINRVGIRVQDIFDEGILRQKVEAALDQKNHLLVKIYNRRAIEVDEVVESLLSFAERLKPMVADTALEIHQALEADKTVLFEAGQATMLDVDHGTYPFVTSSSATAGGASTGSGIGPGRIERVIGIVKAYTTRVGAGPFPTELFDASGEFLRANGFEFGTTTGRPRRCGWYDAPIARYTARINGVTDFVLTKLDVLTGLETIPVCVAYDVDGVRHDEVPVSQSDFHHATPIYEEFPGWSEDITGARDFDDLPKAAQDYVLAVEAMSGARISAIGVGPGRDAIVQRHDLLG is encoded by the coding sequence ATGCCAGCAGTGGTGATCATCGGAGCCCAGTGGGGCGACGAGGGCAAGGGCAAGGCCACCGACCTGTTGTCGAGCCGCATCGACTACGTCGTCAAGTTCAACGGCGGCAACAACGCCGGCCACACCGTGGTGATCGGCGACCAGAAGTACGCGTTGCACCTGCTGCCCTCGGGCATCCTCTCGCCCGGCGTGACGCCCGTCATCGGCAACGGCGTCGTCGTCGACATCGAGGTGCTCTTCGACGAGCTCGACGCGCTGATCGCGCGTGGCATCGACGTCTCCCGGTTGCGGGTCAGCGCCAACGCGCACGTCATCACGCACTACCACCGCACCCTCGACAAGGTGACGGAGCGCTTCCTCGGCAAGCGCCAGATCGGCACCACCGGTCGAGGCATCGGCCCGACCTACGCCGACAAGATCAACCGCGTCGGCATCCGCGTGCAGGACATCTTCGACGAGGGCATCCTGCGCCAGAAGGTCGAGGCGGCCCTCGACCAGAAGAACCACCTGCTCGTCAAGATCTACAACCGTCGCGCGATCGAGGTCGACGAGGTCGTCGAGTCGCTGCTGTCGTTCGCCGAGCGGCTCAAGCCGATGGTCGCCGACACGGCGCTCGAGATCCACCAGGCGCTCGAGGCCGACAAGACCGTCCTCTTCGAGGCGGGCCAGGCGACCATGCTCGACGTCGACCACGGCACCTACCCGTTCGTCACCTCGTCGTCCGCCACCGCAGGAGGCGCCTCGACCGGCTCGGGCATCGGGCCGGGCCGCATCGAGCGCGTCATCGGCATCGTCAAGGCGTACACGACCCGCGTCGGCGCCGGGCCGTTCCCGACCGAGCTCTTCGACGCCTCGGGCGAGTTCCTCCGGGCCAACGGCTTCGAGTTCGGCACGACCACCGGCCGTCCTCGCCGCTGCGGCTGGTACGACGCCCCGATCGCGCGCTACACGGCGCGGATCAACGGCGTGACCGACTTCGTGCTGACCAAGCTCGACGTGCTCACCGGCCTCGAGACGATCCCGGTCTGCGTGGCCTACGACGTCGACGGCGTCCGGCACGACGAGGTCCCCGTCTCGCAGAGCGACTTCCACCACGCGACGCCGATCTACGAAGAGTTCCCGGGGTGGAGCGAGGACATCACGGGGGCGCGCGACTTCGACGACCTCCCGAAGGCCGCGCAGGACTACGTGCTCGCCGTCGAGGCGATGAGTGGCGCCCGCATCTCGGCGATCGGCGTGGGCCCGGGCCGTGACGCCATCGTGCAGCGGCACGACCTGCTCGGCTGA
- a CDS encoding xylulokinase: MSLVAGVDSSTQSCKVVVRDLSTGELVRQGSAGHPQGTEVPPAAWWEALLAAIADAGGLDDVAALSVAGQQHGLVALDAEGRVVRDALLWNDTRSAPAARDLIDELGAEQWARRTGSVPVASFTATKLRWLRDAEPENAARVAAVALPHDWLTWRLLGFGPADESPLGPDLDALVTDRSDASGTSYWSPTDEAYDLELFEHAFGRGAREATGSPADDAGRVVLPRVLQADQAAGTTVADGPIPAGIVVGAGAGDNAGAALGLDATVGDLVISIGTSGTAFAVTDRPVTDPGGTVAGFADAAGGYLPLVATLNAARVLSSVGGLLGVDHDELARLALAAEPGAGGVTLVPYFEGERTPDLPDATATLSGLTLASSTRENLARAAVEGMLSALSDGAAAVRRQGVQATRVLLIGGAALNPAVQAVARQVFDLPVVVPEPGEYVADGAARQAGWALSGTRPTWTPATSASFEADLRPAVGERYRAAQGLGSLPRP, translated from the coding sequence ATGAGTCTCGTCGCCGGGGTCGACTCATCGACCCAGAGTTGCAAAGTCGTCGTCCGTGATCTCTCGACGGGCGAACTCGTCCGGCAGGGGTCGGCCGGGCATCCCCAGGGCACCGAGGTGCCCCCGGCGGCCTGGTGGGAGGCGCTGCTCGCGGCGATCGCGGACGCCGGCGGCCTCGACGACGTCGCCGCGCTCTCGGTCGCCGGTCAGCAGCACGGCCTCGTCGCCCTCGACGCCGAGGGACGCGTCGTCCGCGACGCCCTGCTCTGGAACGACACCCGCAGCGCCCCGGCCGCCCGCGACCTGATCGACGAGCTCGGGGCCGAGCAGTGGGCCCGACGCACGGGCTCCGTCCCCGTCGCGTCGTTCACCGCGACCAAGCTGCGCTGGCTGCGCGACGCCGAGCCCGAGAACGCCGCGCGGGTCGCCGCGGTGGCCCTGCCGCACGACTGGCTCACCTGGCGCCTCCTCGGTTTCGGTCCCGCCGACGAGAGCCCGCTCGGGCCGGACCTCGACGCCCTCGTCACCGACCGCTCGGACGCCAGCGGCACCTCGTACTGGAGCCCCACCGACGAGGCGTACGACCTCGAGCTCTTCGAGCACGCCTTCGGTCGCGGGGCACGCGAGGCCACCGGCTCCCCCGCGGACGACGCCGGGCGCGTCGTGCTGCCGCGGGTGCTGCAGGCCGACCAGGCGGCCGGGACGACGGTCGCGGACGGCCCGATCCCGGCCGGCATCGTGGTCGGCGCCGGCGCGGGCGACAACGCCGGGGCGGCCCTCGGCCTCGACGCCACGGTCGGCGACCTCGTCATCAGCATCGGCACGAGCGGGACGGCCTTCGCCGTCACCGACCGGCCCGTGACCGACCCCGGCGGCACGGTGGCCGGCTTCGCGGACGCCGCGGGTGGCTACCTCCCCCTGGTCGCCACGCTGAACGCGGCCCGGGTGCTGTCGTCGGTCGGCGGACTGCTCGGCGTCGACCACGACGAACTGGCCCGTCTGGCCCTCGCGGCCGAGCCCGGCGCCGGCGGGGTCACGCTCGTGCCCTACTTCGAGGGCGAACGCACCCCCGACCTGCCCGACGCCACGGCGACGCTCTCGGGCCTGACCCTGGCGAGCTCCACCCGCGAGAACCTGGCCCGCGCCGCCGTCGAGGGCATGCTGTCGGCACTGTCCGACGGTGCCGCCGCCGTCCGCCGACAGGGCGTCCAGGCCACCCGCGTCCTCCTCATCGGCGGGGCCGCGCTGAACCCGGCCGTCCAGGCCGTCGCCCGCCAGGTGTTCGACCTGCCCGTCGTCGTGCCCGAGCCGGGCGAGTACGTCGCCGACGGCGCGGCACGACAGGCGGGCTGGGCCCTCTCGGGGACGCGACCGACCTGGACCCCGGCGACCAGCGCCTCCTTCGAGGCCGACCTGCGACCCGCCGTCGGCGAGCGCTACCGGGCCGCGCAGGGGCTGGGGTCGTTGCCCCGCCCGTGA